The genome window CTGTACTTTCTCATCGACATGAAGTCCGCGACCGTCTGGGGCGTCGATGAGGCACAGGCGCAGGAGTATCAGGAGCGCATGGCGATGCTCGAGGAGCTCCTGCTCGCTCAAGAGCCGCTCGGCGACGACATCAAGATCACTCTCGAAGACAAGGTCTTCACGTACGACGGCGAGACGGGCGAGGGCGGCTACACCGCCAAGTAGCGGAGCGTTACGCTCGAAGCATGAGCGACTGGACCAGCACCGCGATCGCCCTGCTGGAAGCCGACGCGAACCGCAGTGCCGACACGCACCTGCACCTCTTCCCGTTGCCGCCCGAGTGGGGCATCGATCTGTACCTCAAGGACGAGTCGGTGCATCCGACCGGCTCGCTCAAGCACCGCCTCGCCCGCTCGCTCATCCTCTACGGGCTCGTGAACGGCCGCATCACCGAGCACTCGACGCTGGTCGAGTCGTCGAGCGGCTCGACCGCCGTCTCTGAGGCGTACTTCGCGCGGATGCTGGGGCTGCCGTTCGTCACCGTCGTGCCGCGATCGACGAGCCAGGAGAAGATCGACCTCATCGAGTTCTACGGCGGACGCTGCCACTTCGTCGACCGCGCAGAGGACATGTCACCCGAGGCACAGCGCCTGGCCTCAGAGTGCCACGGGCACTACCTCGACCAGTTCACGTACGCCGAGCGCGCGACCGACTGGCGGGGCAACAACAACATCGCCGAGAGCGTGTTCAGCCAGCTGTCGCAGGAGCGGCATCCGATCCCCCGCTGGATCGTCGTCGGCGCCGGCACCGGCGGTACGAGCGCGACGTTCGGCCGCTATGTGAAGTACCGCCGCCACGAGACCCAGATCGCGGTCGTCGACCCCGAGGGCTCGGCGTTCTACGACGGGTGGGCCGGCACGGTCGATCCGCCCGCCGGTCGACCCAGCCGCATCGAGGGCATCGGCCGGCCCCGCGTCGAGGCCTCGTTCGTGCCGACGGTGATCGACGAGATGATCCGCGTGCCGGACGCAGGCTCGATCGCCGCGATCCGGATGCTGCGCGAGCGCACGCTGCACCTCGCCGGCGGCTCGACCGGCACCAACCTGTACGGGGCGTTCCAGCTGATCGCGCGCATGCGCGCGGCGGGCGAGACCGGCAGCATCGTCACGCTCATCTGCGACAGCGGCATCCGCTACGCCGGCACGTACTTCAACGACGAGTGGGTCGCGGAGCAGGGCTGGGACCTCGCCCCGCACCGCGCCCGCCTCGACCACCTGCTCGAGACCGGGGTGTGGGTCGACTGACCGCGTCGCGCTCCACGACGCCAGCCGGAAGCGCCGCCCTCACGCGGTGACGTAACCGCCCGAAGAGCTGTCGCCGCTGAGGCGATAGAGCGGAGCGCTCCCCGCCCCGCCCGTGCGGCTCCACACGCGCGCCGGTCGCGTCCGCTCGGCATGCGCGTCTCCGTACTCGAGCACCAGCGCGGCCGGGATCCGGCCGTCTGCGCACTCGACGACGACGAAGCTCGGACGGCCGAGTCCTCCGGATTCCACGCGTCCCATGACCCGCGACGGATCGGTGATGCGCGGCGGCGTCGCAAGCAGATCCGACTCGGTGATGTGCTGCACCGCGTGACCTGCGCCGAGTGCGGCGACCGGAAGCTGAACCATCGAGGCGATCGCCACTCAGATCACGCTCACGGACGCGTCATGCTCCGCAGAACGTTCTCGCAGGGCCTCGGCCCACGCCTTCATATCCGCGAGGCCGTGTTCATCGAGATAGGTCCGGACGACGTCGTGGACGAGCCGGATCTGCGCTTCGGACCCCATCGCGGCCTGCATCATGTCGACTGTCGGGGTCGGCGCTCCGTCGATTCGCTCCAGCGCTTCGCGAACGATGCGCTCGCGCCCCGCGCGCCCCATCGATCGATCCATCGGCAGTGATCGGCTATCTTTGGCGTGTTCGTGACTCATGTGAGCCTCCTCAGTCAGGGGTGGTGGTGCTTCACGGACAGTGGTGCCGGGGCTGCAACCCCGGCACCACGTCGTCCCTCCAGCGTACCTTGTTTTGAATGACTCAAAACAACTCACCACGCCTGAGAGGCGAGAATCGTCAGTCGCGCGCCTTCGGCCGAGCGCGGCGGGCGGCGGCGATCTCCGTGTACCGTCCGCGAGGGCTTCCCCGGTGAATCGATACCCGTCGAAGCTGCGCCCCCAGACGGGCAGCGACAGCGGGAACACGAGACGAGCGGCGAAATGCTCGACATGGAAGGAGTTGCGGGGGATGTCCTGCACCGGCGTCTCACTCCTACGGGTGTGCGTGTAGCCGTCGTAGTCGTCGACCAGCTCTCCGTCTGCCCGATGAAGGGTGTAGACCAGGTCTCTTGGCGAAGCGTCGATGAGGAAGTGCTCGACCGGCGCGTCGGCCCCCACCCGGAGGGCGACCCGGGCTCGGCACGAGGGAATCAGAGGCCCGGACATCAGCAGAGTCACCCCGCGTACGAAGTGTTCGCTGGTAGGGGTGTCCGCATCCTGTGGCGCCATCCGCCCACACTAGTTGCGCGGCCTTCCGTCTCGAGGGTCCACGCGGGGAGGGTCCGGCTACGCTGGCCGCATGACTACTCTCATCCTCACTGTCGCGGGTGCTGACCGCCCCGGTCTCGTCGCAGCCGTCGCCGACGTCGTCGATGCCCACGGCGGCAACTGGGAGAACAGCTCGCTCGCCGAGCTCGCCGGAACCTTCGCCGGCGTGATCGAGGTCTCGGTCGCCCCCGAGCACTCGGAAGGCCTGCAGACCGCACTCCGCGAGTTGCAGGGCCAAGGGCTCCTGACCCTCGCCGTGCTCACCGGCGCTGCCGCGACCGGCGCCGATGACCAGGTGCTCGAGATCAGCGTGCTCGGCAACGACCGCTCGGGCATCGTTCGCGAGGTGTCGAACGTGCTGAACGCGCATGAGCTCAGCATCGAAGAGCTGGCGACCGAGACCCGGGATGCCGCGATGGCCGGCGGGCGCCTGTTCGAGGCATCCGTGATCGCGCGGGTTCCGGCATCCGTCGACCTCGATGCCCTGCGTCGCGACCTCGAGCGCATCGCCACCGAGATCCAGGTCGACATCACCCTCGCCTGAGTCGCCAGGCCAGAGGCACCGCGCATGGGATTCCTGGCCGCGATCGACCGGGTGAACGCCGCTCACCCGTGGTCGCACAACGACGCGTACGCGGGCTTCGTGCTCAGGCACGCCCGCGCTGTGCGTCGCCAGGGCGGAGACACCGCTGTCGATGTGGGCTGCGGCACCGGCAATCTGTTGAGCGCCCTGTCAGAGATCTTCCCCGCCGCGATCGGCATCGACCCTGATCCGGATGCCGCGGCGGCCGCCGTCCGACGATTCACCGGAGATGCGGTGCGGATCGAAAGCCGGACCTTCGGATCCGAACCCCTCGAAGCGTACGACCTGATCACCTTCGTCGCATCCCTTCATCACATGGCCCTGCGCACAGCACTTCAGGATGCTCGCGCGGCGCTGCGCCCCGGTGGCCGCGTGGTCATCGTCGGCGTCGCCAGGGAGACCGCGAAGGACGCCCCGCGTTCCGGGGCGTCGCTGCTGCTGAACCCGCTCGTCGGGCTCGTCCGCCATCCGAAACGTGCGACGCGTCCTCCCGCGCACATGCAGGCTCCGATCGCGCACCCCGACCAGAGCTTCGACGAGATCCGCGCGATCGCCAGCGAAGAGCTCCCCGGCATCCGAATGAGGCGCCGCCTGTTCTGGCGATACACCGCCTCCTGGGAGGCACCCCGCTGACGCGACCCCAGGCCCCGCCCGACTCGGGCCACGCCGTCGAATAGGCTCCGGACATGGCCGACGGAATCAGCATCTCGATCGCGGACCGCCTCACAGCGGATGACCTTCACCGGATCGACGCACTTCTCCCTCAGCTCTCGACGACCGCTCGATTCGACTCGGAACGGGTGCTCTCGTTGCTCGAGGCGCAGAACACAGACCTGTTCGTGGCGCGCGCATCCGGCCGGATCGTGGGAATGGCCACCCTCGTGACGGCTCCGCTCATCACCGGATGGCACGGCAGCATCGAAGACGTCGTGGTCGATCAGACCACCCGCGGACGAGGCATCGCACGCCTGCTGCTCGAAACGATCATCGACGAGTCCGAGCAGCGGGGGCTGTCGACACTCGACCTGACGTCCCGGCCGTCTCGCGAATCGGCGTTGCGTCTCTACGAGTCCGTCGGCTTCGTCCGCCGGAACACGAATGTGCTGCGCTTCGCGCCGCAGGAAGACTGAATCGAGGCGAGCCTCGCGACCCCGCGGAACTCAGTCCGGCTCGACGGCCGACCTCTCGGCGACGATGTCGGTCTCGGTGTAGCGCCGCACCCAGTACTCGGTCTGCGCGACGTGAGCGGAAGCCGCCGCCGATGCCGCTACCGGATCCGCCGCCGCGAGTCCGCGGAGGATCGCCCGGTGCCCTGCGTCCGAGTGGAGCTTGAGCTCGGCGGCATCCGCGGCATCCGGAATCCGATAGGCCCGCGACCGTGAGCGCAGCACGTCGATGAGGCTCGTGAGGGCGTCGTTGCCCGCGACCTCCGAGATCGTCATGTGAAAGGCGTGGTCGAGGCGCGAGTGATCCTCGAAGTCGTCGCTGGCCTCGATCTCGTCGAGAACTCCGCTGAGCTCCTCGATCGTCGACGCGTCGATGCGGGCCGCGGCGAGCGCGGCCGCGTGCGGTTCGAGCACGCGGCGCAGCTCCGTGAGTTCGAGCACCCCCGCCATGGGCAGAAGGCCGACCGTGAGCGACAGGCTGCCGATCAGGTCGGCGGCGCGCAGCTCGCTGACGTAGCTGCCCGAGCCGTGCCTCGTGTCGAGCACGCCGAGGGCGGCCAGCATCCGGATGGCCTCTCGCAGCGACCCGCGTGAGACTCCGAGCGTCTCGCACAGCTCGCCCTCGCTGGGCAGGCGATCACCGGGGCGCAGAGCACCGTCGGCGATCAGCGTGCGCAGCCCGTGCAGAGCCGTGTCCAAAGCGCTCATGGTCATCCTCCTGACACCGCCCGATCCCCCTGCTGAGTCTGTCGGATGCAGGGCCTTCATCAAATTCGTATGACAACTATGTTTCATCCTCACCTTTTCGTAGCGATTTAGGAACCCATGTGGCAAAGTTGTGCAACAACTCCCCCTGACGCACCGACGAGGACCGATGCCCGCACCAGCTTTTCCCGCACCGCTCACGCTGAACTCGGGCATGCGAGCCCGTGACGCGTGGCCCCTCGATCCCGATGTGATCCACCTCAACCACGGCTCGTT of Microbacterium sp. LWH13-1.2 contains these proteins:
- a CDS encoding PLP-dependent cysteine synthase family protein, with the translated sequence MSDWTSTAIALLEADANRSADTHLHLFPLPPEWGIDLYLKDESVHPTGSLKHRLARSLILYGLVNGRITEHSTLVESSSGSTAVSEAYFARMLGLPFVTVVPRSTSQEKIDLIEFYGGRCHFVDRAEDMSPEAQRLASECHGHYLDQFTYAERATDWRGNNNIAESVFSQLSQERHPIPRWIVVGAGTGGTSATFGRYVKYRRHETQIAVVDPEGSAFYDGWAGTVDPPAGRPSRIEGIGRPRVEASFVPTVIDEMIRVPDAGSIAAIRMLRERTLHLAGGSTGTNLYGAFQLIARMRAAGETGSIVTLICDSGIRYAGTYFNDEWVAEQGWDLAPHRARLDHLLETGVWVD
- a CDS encoding ACT domain-containing protein, coding for MTTLILTVAGADRPGLVAAVADVVDAHGGNWENSSLAELAGTFAGVIEVSVAPEHSEGLQTALRELQGQGLLTLAVLTGAAATGADDQVLEISVLGNDRSGIVREVSNVLNAHELSIEELATETRDAAMAGGRLFEASVIARVPASVDLDALRRDLERIATEIQVDITLA
- a CDS encoding class I SAM-dependent methyltransferase, yielding MGFLAAIDRVNAAHPWSHNDAYAGFVLRHARAVRRQGGDTAVDVGCGTGNLLSALSEIFPAAIGIDPDPDAAAAAVRRFTGDAVRIESRTFGSEPLEAYDLITFVASLHHMALRTALQDARAALRPGGRVVIVGVARETAKDAPRSGASLLLNPLVGLVRHPKRATRPPAHMQAPIAHPDQSFDEIRAIASEELPGIRMRRRLFWRYTASWEAPR
- a CDS encoding GNAT family N-acetyltransferase encodes the protein MADGISISIADRLTADDLHRIDALLPQLSTTARFDSERVLSLLEAQNTDLFVARASGRIVGMATLVTAPLITGWHGSIEDVVVDQTTRGRGIARLLLETIIDESEQRGLSTLDLTSRPSRESALRLYESVGFVRRNTNVLRFAPQED
- a CDS encoding FCD domain-containing protein gives rise to the protein MSALDTALHGLRTLIADGALRPGDRLPSEGELCETLGVSRGSLREAIRMLAALGVLDTRHGSGSYVSELRAADLIGSLSLTVGLLPMAGVLELTELRRVLEPHAAALAAARIDASTIEELSGVLDEIEASDDFEDHSRLDHAFHMTISEVAGNDALTSLIDVLRSRSRAYRIPDAADAAELKLHSDAGHRAILRGLAAADPVAASAAASAHVAQTEYWVRRYTETDIVAERSAVEPD